The following is a genomic window from Neodiprion virginianus isolate iyNeoVirg1 chromosome 1, iyNeoVirg1.1, whole genome shotgun sequence.
GACAGAGAGGCCGATGACACCTCAGATCTGTCCGACTGTTCCGCTCATTCCGACGAAGAAATTGAGGACGAACTACTCGAAGTTATCAACAACGTGATTCCAAAACCTCGAGGTAGTCCGGAAGAGTCCAGAGCTTCTGGTTTGGCGGAAGGTAAGGAAAGACTGGAAATTGAAACGCGGAGTGCAGATAATATCCGAAAGATTGGTCACGAAAATCTAACGACGAACACCGCAACCCATTTCCAAATCAACGAAGCTGGTGCCAACGGAATGACGAACGGACATAACGAACAGAAAACCGAGAGTCCATCGTCGGGGAGGTCGGATATCAAACTTGGTATTGAAGACATGCTCGTGTTCCATCTGAGGGACAAAAATACCTCGCAATCCGAGCAGAAAACTATGCGCCAGGATCAGTCGAGCGAGTTTATAGAGGCGGAAAAATCGTCGGGGAATATCGTAACGTGGGATGAAACGATCGGTGGTAGTGTAATAAAAAGTCCAGAACCAGCTTCTAGATTAAAGTCGAGCGCTTCGGTCGAAATTACGAGTCGAAACGGGACCCAAACAATCGTGGTGAACAGATCGTCGACTTCTTTTACAGAAAAGACTAATCCCGATGTGACAGGACCTCAGGTACTTGAATCGGTCTGCCGGTCCGACCAATCCAAGGATCAACAAGCCAAACGTCCATCCGTTATTACACGAGATAACGAGGTGGATAAGATGCCTCAAGACCAGCATGTTGACCTGGGGGATGATTTGTGCTCAAAAAGATGCCCAAGAACTCCGACATCATCTCCTCTCGAACAGAAAATCGGCGTCCCAGAAATTCAAACTCGTACCGACCTCCATTCGCTGGATGAAAAACTCGTATCCATCGAGACGAGGTTTGACACGAAACTTGGTTcgcttgaagaaaaattgagaagCCACGTTCCGGACCTCGAAAAGAAGCAAGACCCCAACGTAACGGAAGTCGGAAACGGAGTGGTCGAAGCGCGTTTCGCTTTCATAGAAAGCGGCAACGAGAATCATCGCACTGTGATAACCAAGGAGCACAGAGACGACCTGCAAAGTGAGTTTATTAAaccttttttcgtttcctttcGAAGTCAAGTATCGTTCACCGTTTCTCACTGCACGCTTTTGTAATCATCAGACGAGGATGGAGCTCAGCAGGAAAGCGAGTACACCGAGCATTACGACACAGCGACCCAGAGACACCTGGACAGTTTAAAGAGACCCGCAAAAGGTGGTAAAGATGACATCAAGGTAGTGGATATTCACGACGATGACGATATTCCACCGCCGATACCCTCGACTCCCCCGCCGATTGCCAGACTCAGGTATGATTCTAATGAGTTTGATTCACGTCAAGCCAGTTTTCTATTCGACACACTGTGCACACGGATGATTCACCGTCATGAATTTGAATCGAGATGTTATCTCTTTTGTTTCAATCGGAATGAAAGGTGTTCAACAAAGCGGCTGCGGCAGTATTTCAGTTATACCGACCACACGTCATGTGGTTCAACGTGTTGTCTTCgtgttttcgttttcgttcACTAATTTTATGCTGTTATGTATTTCAATCGCGCTTCCACCCTTCTTTTCCTCGCACGGTATCGTTGTTTTAATTCAAGATTTTGCTGTGCAGGCAGTGCCGCGAGGCTGCGGCGTTAGCCAACCTCGAGGTTGATCAACTCGAACCGGCCGAACGGAAAAGGGTCGAAGTTGACCTGTTTCTCGCCACCCCGCCTCGACCAGGTACTTAACCAGTTTAGATTCTCGCTCGATTTACCAATCGGCACACGTCGAGTCGCTGCTCATAAAGATGAGACGGAATATGTTATTAACGAGGCGAATTTTCACAGGCACGATAGCCGAGCGCGAGCACAAGAAGTGGGAAAATGCCGCACCGATAGAGAACAATCCTTACAGTGAGGAAAATATTCAGAAAAGATTGTGGCAACGGCAATACTCCCGGAAGGTTTCATCCGAATCTTCATCTGGGTGAGtgtgaacaaatttttttagtcattTCGTGTATTTTATGTCACCGTATCTTCGTACCATTGAGAATAACGCAAGTGGAATTTGTAGAGTAAACACCGAAATACCAAAGGTGGATGGAACCTCTATTCAAGTGGTCCTGGGCGCTGGTCAACCGGACGTTAAAAGGTAGCACACGAATCATGAAATGCTTAATCGAGTAAAGATAAAGATTGAAGAACCTTTTGCGAAATTATGAGAAGTAGATGAGAAAATTACCCCAAGTAAATGTGGAGGAAAGGAAGTGATCGGGTAAtgtgatttgattttttggaatGTGCAGGTACGGGAGAGACTACTATATCAACGAGGCAAAGAAAGCAAGTGGGGAGCGCGCTAGAAGATCGGCTATGTTGAATGCCGGAAGACCGAACAGCTCGTTATCCCAGAATTCCGGCTCGTTCGAAGGCGATATTGAACAGCAGGTGAGTTATGGACTTGAAAGATTCGAGGAGGCATCCCTGCGGGGCAGCCTTCATAGACGGAGCTTTCGAGGGCAGAATTCGAGTccccattttgtaaccaacCCTCTGCTCCACTTGCAAGTTGGCGAGGATTCGAAAGTTAGTCGAGTTGACGAGCTAAGCGACCCCTGCGTGTCCGATTCCGTAACAGACGAAGTACGAAATAGCGCGTCGTCGAGTGATCGAGGAAAAGATGCACCGATTAAAACGGTGCAACACAGAATAGTTGATCCCAGTAATGCGCACAATACCGAGTGCTCGTCTAACGAAGACTCAAATGTCACGGTAAGGAACGCAGTGTCCACAGATGCGGAatcaaaattgattaaaacCTTATCGGAGATCAAAAATCCGAAACCAAGTTCGAGCGAAAAGATACCGAGGGAACAAAACGATCGAATGGACTTCTCTGAGATGTCCTCTGAGAAATTAGCGAGCATTTCCGATTTAATGTCTGAGGGGATGAATCGCGAACTTCGAGTGTTGGACGGCAGAGGAAGATTGGTAGATATTGATACAGAGAACTTTGAAAGACTTTTCAAAACTGGAGATGCTGTCGAGAACTTTGCTGTTAATCCGTTGTATGATCTAGAAAACAATTTCCAACTGGCAAATCATAATCCACAATGTTCGAATTTTGTGGATCGAGATTCCGGAATGTATTCCATCGAATCGAACGAAGTGACGGAGACTGATAAGAGTGGGATTAGTAAAGACGAGAATGAAGAACCGCCGAAAAGATTGTCAGTTGACGAGTCGAAAAGGGGTAACGAAATCGTGACGTCCAACGGTAAGAGATACTCGAACTTTGGAAGCTTCAAGTTTCACACATTTGGTGGAATAAAGAGAAGACGCTTCAACTGGAACGACCTGGACGACGAATTCGCCGAAACGGATTCGGAAAACGAGGATATGGCCGAATACCCGGATAACATTTCGAACTTTGGCAGTATGAAGTGTCAAACTTTCGGCGGAATCAAGCAAAGAACAAATTTTGatgttaaaaatataacaaagtaCCGTAAAGTTAAATTGAGGCCAGCTCTCTCGTTCAGAGACGCTAAAGAAGCGAAGAAGCGACAGGAAACCACGTCCGAGAACGGAAAGGATATTCTGTACACCAATTTTGAGACTCGAAGAGATCCGAGCTACACAAAGTTCAGAAATGCAAAAGCGAACTCGAACGGCGAACGtgtcaagaagaagaaaccaTCGCATCACGTTAGCTCGAAAAGAGCAACAGCCGAACGGAACATCGGCGATGAAAACTTGATGGCGAGCTTTTTGAGAGATGCTCTGATGCGGCCAAAGTCGCGATTGTCGACCGACAACGAATCAATTTATTCTCTGGATACTGCAGCAGCAAGGAAATCGTCCCGTTATCGAGGATTGTCCAGCCGACCGATCAAACCTCGTTCAATTCGCGATGATACCAGTCTTAGATTAGAACCACCCGAGTCCCCGGAAGTTGTAGAAAAAAGCTTTGAAACGTTGGCCGGTTTACGGAGGAGTCGAAGTCTTAAGGACGATAGAAACAGTATTCTTAGAAGTAGCAGCGTGCGTAGAAAGATTTCCGAAGATATATCAATGTGGTGATGTATCGAAAGCACAAGATTTCAGGTGCTAATTAGTGAGAATGGAAACACTCATCTGCatacattataatatatttagaTAGGAAGAGGTAGTCGAAGTCTGATTAGGCACTTACTAGATTCATAGCGAACACGCGATTAATTGGGTCTCGGACGATATCAAGCGGAAATTACTGAGCACAGCAGCCATAAATGGAATTTGAGTAGTTTTATCGACCGTAGGAACAGGAACTTAGAAAATTGACGCAACGCGTTTTAATACACGCAATTAAATATAGCCTCAAGCATTTTTCATGTTTGATTTTTACACGTCCGCAACGCACGAAAGccagaaaacttttttgtcGTTAGAGTCTGAGCTGCCTTTCATCTGAACACTTTTTACAGcttattatacacacatatgcacacacacacatacgcacacacactGCAGTCACACATTGCATTCAACTGGAATGCTAACTCTATCAACTTGTATATACAATGCAACACacgcatacgtatatataatacatatacatacgcTATATGTATAGTTACACAGTTTTGAacttatcaaaaaataaatacgttttacggtttttcgtttctaaatttcattaattttttccctacGTAAGCACTGCACATGCATGAGATCCCCTTGTACAATGTACCTAAATGGTAAGTAAGTTCACCATGAGTTTCTATACGTTATTTCCGTCTTCGCTAACCCAGTAAAACTTTTTCTGACTAACACAGCCGGTGGTGACGATCTAACAAATCTCCTAATTTACACGAATGACTCGTGAATACTTTACTCGCACTACTTTCTAATCCTATTCAATATTACCTATCAATAATCACAGAATTTCTGCTTATCCTGTGCACACACATATAATGGGGGTCTTGTGCTAACTGATGTACCGTGATTCAAAATTGACTAATGCTGAAAGTTATTAGGTACCATGAAATTATAACTATAGTGCTTTGGCCTTGGTTTAtctattctattctataatataataaaatatttatctacAATCTGGAGACACTTGATGCTCCCGCTTATTAATGTTGTCGACGTATTGGTGAACAGTAAAATGACGCAATGTAATAATAGCCTTTGTTTTAAAGCGGGATTTGATTTGTTTTAGGATAAAATCGAGGACCAGGAACCAGAGCAGacctcaaattcggtaacGGAAGTTAAAACAAAAGCGATGACTTGGCAGCAGAATAACATTGATTCGAATAATTCTAACGTGGTATCACAGGGCAGACAGAGAGTTGAAACAACAATTCACTTGGGGATTGCTCCGAACAAGGTAGAGACCAATGACGTAGCGATAAAAAGATCAATTTCTGAAGTGGATAACTCTTTGAAAGAACAAAGTAATGAAGAGCTTTTGGAGAATGTCAGAAGGAACAGTAAGAATGAACTAAATGCGAAATTGAACAACAAGGAAGACTTGGAGAAATTGGCTGTTTCGCAAGTGAGAAGATCATTCGGCAGTGATCATcagaaatcgattaatcgcatTGACCTCAAGGCGTACGGATTCGAAAATGCAATAAAAACTAGCAGCAGTTCTACAACGAAACTGTCCGAGAAACGAGTAGTGAACAAGCTGGACTTGAAATCATACGGCTATGAGTCTGATTTGTACAGAAATCAATCTATCGGTCACATTGACGAGAAACTGAATAACGAGGTCCACGTAAAACCGAGAATTGTGAAGATGAAAACGAAATCAAATTTAACCGAACATCATGGGCAACGAGAGAGGTCCAAGAGTTCGCAAAACCTGGTAGAGTACGAAGCTTCGGGTGACTTTGATGTGTCGAAGAGTAgcgaaattttgaatgaagagaaaaacttGTCGGACGCGTTTGATGAATTCGGCGGAATGATTTCGGCCAAGTCTATGCCgaatgtaatgaaaatcgaacAGTATTCACAGAATTTGTCGGCGAAACGTAGGTACAACAATAAAGAGGATATCATTATCAGTCATTTTGGTACGAAGAAGGAAAGGTTGAAGGAGGAAGAACGATTGAGGCGAGAAATGATCAAGGCATCTTCGGCAAGCCATGGCTTATGGAAATCGGAGACTACGATTCTTACAGGTGGAAAGACTGGCTCGATAGATTTATCTTCGGACGATGAACTCGATGGCATAATTGTGAAAACGAAATCCACGGAGGTTTTGgcaaagaaagaaatattcgaaaatacTTCTGACGAGAATACTTCCGTCACCAGCAATATTAACGAAAATGATTTGCCGATGCCGTCTGTCCGCAGACTTGCTCAAGCTTTCGTCAGTTCACCGGCAGAAACACCAGCAGCTGCACCAAGGGTAAGAAAATTTGCGTAATGGACGTAGCGgaagattttatttaatttttaacaaaattgaaatttaccGCAGGTACTGAAGACGCATGGCGCTACAAAAAAGGAAAGACCCACGACTCCGGAAGTTCAGATAATAGAGACGCCAAGACAGATGCATAGTTTGACCGCAAGGTCACTTTCTCGAGAGTTCAGAGAAGGGTTGAGACAAATTCCTAACAAGATAACGTCCCCGCCAGTAAGTTATACGATCAGCGAACAATCGACGACTGTTCAAACCCACCGGGAAGTAGTTTCTTCCGAAGTTGATAGCTCTGGTGACGACGTTAAAATTATTGAACCTGGAAAGTTGaagaataatatcaaattttggGAACAACTGCAAAAGCAAAGTTAAAATTAACTTTGCACATCTGTGCCCTGTGCTGTGGAATAGCACATGATGGACGAGTTTGAGGAACAGAATCGTGACAATTTTGAGCATTTATTATCACACATCGGTATCGCATTTGCGATTGGTGCAAGACTACGGGACTGGATTTTTAATGACGAAGTAGAGGAAAGTTAAATCACGACAGAAATCGCATTCCGATCCGGAGTAAAATTCACCACTGTTGTTATGAAGAGGCTTTATTTGAACTCGCCCATCGAGATGCGTTGAAGTTTATAATATAGCTATATGTAcatgaattataaatattaagcATCTAAAGGTACGATAAATATCGGGACGGTGTACCATGATTACATTCTACCAAGTCCAGCTGCCATATTTGATTttaatgtaaaattgaaaaatattcttgtatAAGTTTTATCCGTTGTTTATTtagatttgaatattttcttccaCTCGTTATTTTGAGTTTGATATAAATTTGTTGTTGATATGTAAATGACGATGAAGTTTTGAATTAATGTGTATACGATTTTATCAGCAGATTATTCTCTAATTGACTCTAATTTAAAttcgaaaacgaaaatcaaacAAAGATTCTGCTGTCATTTTATACACTGCTTGTTTCTGTCCTTGTGTGATATATAAGGACACGTTAACGTGCGCTCCAAAAACAGAGGATGAaggggagaaagagagagaaaaaaataaggaaaaattgtgaattacCACGTATCATATATTCAATGGTGGACGGAAGTACTTCTATAGTTCAActttatttagaaaaatataacatgACCTTATTACATTGTGCCAAAGGACACGGAGTGTCGACATCCAAAGAAGGTATCTTAGGTaactcgtattaaaaaatcgatAGTAGCAtatcattcaaataaatgagATTGAGAAATTCGGTAATATGTATTTCACAATTTGTATGTGTacttatattaattattgcGAATCGTTGCATATTTTAGGATAATAAAACTGTATAAAATGTATCGATGCTTATGTTCTAAATGatatgtttgaattttcagtACAAAACATTCTTTTGAGATGCGAAAAGTAAAATATCACAAGTGTTCATGTCACAGAATAGAAGCAGCGAACATCATGACGAATACTGAATGTTGCAATTCTCAATATTAACATATTCCTCATTACTCATTCACATACATCAACTTATCTCTATTGGCaccatatttatacataaaataaaataatcttgGAATATTCGCTGTCGCATATAAGTAAATTGACTTTTTCCAACGGACAGTCTGACAGCAAATGCAGTAGAATGTGAATGTCTATACATAATCAGTAGTAAATTGATTTAACTTTGTGAAAAGGTATACTCTCTAAATTTTCGGCATGTTGTCTCCGGTAGTCCCATAAGAAATGATCGATCAAAATAGCATTGCAATCGGACTTTTTCAAGGCAAGATCAGGAGAAGCCTCAATTAAAGACTTAACTTCGTCTTTTACTTGTTCGATCACTTCAATTGAACAGCCACGAATCTCAACCTCTAAGGGACTGCCTGGTGGTAATACAGTGTCTGGAAACAAGGCAATGTGGTACAAGTCACAGTACGACTTCTGTTTATCCAAAATTAAACAACCAAACACCAGCAAAGCAGGAAAGTTTTTACTTtatagataaattattattctgatAGTGAATGATAATGCAAAGATTACTTACTCGACTGAAGAATCTCGAGGAGATATTTGCTGTATCGCATTGCCCCAAAGTGTACTAAAACTTGAGGCACTCTGTAGTCAGCAAACATTGTTATTTTATCAATATCGTGGAATTCGCCAAGTCCCTTTCCCCCGTAACAGGCCCAGATATCTCCGATCAGAATCTGGGCTCTTTTGTAAAACGACACTGGGACCAATCAATTTTAGTAGAATTATTAATACGATCAATGTCACTGACAGTTTGCATTCAAACTTACCTCTGTGTCCTTTGTAATCTGCCTCATCTCTGAAGCATTCAAAGTCCGTCACAATGAgcttcaacaatttttctgcCGAATTTTTGCAGGAGTATATACAGTTCACAAAAGATCCTGTAAGCCAATAAAGATAAGTAATGAACATCCCGTAATGAGGATCAAAATCTACTCATAAACAGAATCACAACAAGGTTCTCAAGCATTACATGTCGATTGCGACGTGTAAtgttaattcaaaaaattcaattacataCCATAATACTTCTTTGTTAGAACCCTTCCAATTTCGTGTAAACATTTTAATCGTTCCATAAACAAAGGTATTTTAGCACTTGCATTGTCTCCTTGCAAAATAAACTCTAAGTCCTCTTTCGTAATTGCAGAATAGAAGAAGGGCTCTGTTCGCAATTGGTTTTGCTAAAATCAAAGGAAATAAATTATGATCGGTGAAAGTCGGTTCATACGACACATCCTTCACATTGTGttgtaaaaacaaacaaaaaaagttttcctcgcactctcatttattttatcttcaaGCGACCTTCACGTCTACTCTGAAAACTTGTCAAAATCAAGAAATTATGATGTCAAGcttcattatattattttcataaaaatttaacaaatataCAAATGGCGGCTTCTCTTGCTTTTCGCTAATCTGCGTAGTTGATCTGTGCTTGTAAAATTGACACAAACAACCTCATCAAAATGTCTTGTCGAGACAAATCTGTTGCACTTGAGTTAATTGCATTGAAGAAACCAACGTAAGTAATACTTCGTAAAATAATAACTAGagtctgtttctttttttttgctaaaagATAGCTACTAGAAACTCAATAAAGTTAATAACCGCTACGCGAAAATAACTTTCCAACCTGTATTATATCGATACCAGTGCTATAAAACCAATTTTGGTCGGTACCAAAAAAGCAAGATATTCGTGCATTTTCTATTGTATTATTTTAGAGCTTTGGACGAACTTATTAACTCAATACCAAAGCCTAAAGGAGCAACACCAAACTTTGGTTTACCAAGATGGAAAGTTATGCCGTTAGAATCAAAAATTCCAATGATTCCTGGCCCCAAGGGATCTTACCACTTTACTCGAAACAAGATTGGAAGAAAGCTTTGGGTCGGTTCTGCGGATGCACAATTTGATTTAAGCGATCCATACAATTATGAAGCGGAGTGGATCTACGATCCGCTGCACGACGAACAcctaaagaaattttttttacggcCTATCAACATTAAGAGAATGATGAAGATCGGATTGGTAACAAAAAAACTTGATGCGAAATGTTCAGTTAAagattataatatgtatagaAAATACTTGAAGAAATTATACAATGACAGCATCAATCTAGAAATCAAACACAGGGCAAGTATGgatttagaaagaaaaactttgtACTTTACTGAGAAACTTGCTGAAAAAGACATTGAAAGGTAAAGCATTCAACTAAGAAATACATTAGGAAATGTAAAATGTTGCACAACTCAATggtgtttcaatattttagaATGAAGGCAAGAGAAAAAAGGATGGAAGCCACTAGTCTGTTGCTAGAAAAAAACAGactcgaagaagaagaaaagatgcagaaacaaaaagaaagacaaataaaaatcgaacAGAGGCTTAGAGatctcaaatttaaaaaaatacaggaTAAAAAAATGCGCATTCAGAAGGCTTGGGAAGAAGCGGAGATTTTGAGGCGAAAACATGAAGCAGCTGCATACATTGAGCGTCAAAAAATAGTCAAAACACTGAAACGATGGAGAGACAGTGAATGTCAACGTAAAACAGCTAgggtaaaaagaaaacttcaGGAGAAGCAAGCGAAGCAAACGGCTGTGGAAgaaaagtaatattttttcagcattGATATACATTTGCAGTGAGAGTTCTTTGAGATGTGACTCAGTAATTTTATCGTTTCATTCCAGATGGAGGCTGAGGCAAGAAATGCAACGAAAACaaatagaaagagaaaattttttacagcaTTGTTCAATTGAAGAACGTGCAATTAATATCAAGGCATATGACACCAAAGTCGACAGAGAACGGGCAAGAATGCAAAGTAAGTGTGTGAAAATGAACGTCATCGCCTAATTCTAATAATACTACATGAATAATTAATAGTAGTAAATTAATGTTTCCCAATAAGTACAAtaatagtattattatttacaggAATGGGGGAGCAGTATAAAATGTTTATGAAATGCTACGCAAGCAGGCATGTGGCTGGCCAAAGGGATGGAATGTGTTGCATAAAAAGGCATCGAAAGCATAAGGTAAGACGAACGAATAAGAAACTGAAAAGGTAATTAATATGGCATCTAATGTCTGTTTGAATCAGATGAATGGGAAGGACGTCATCAATTCATGTTCCGGTAAAACATATAAGCATAAGAATGAGAAGGTAATTAAATAACATATATAATTCTTGTACAAAACTTTACTTCGTGCtgatctgaaattttcatttgcatGAATGTAtctacgaaaataaatattttagcTGAATGAAGAAGTGAAAGTGCAtattaagaaaaaacaaaaaaaagggaaatgcaataaaaagaaacgaattttAGAACCATCGTCAGAGCCTGAACCTGAGGAAATATGCACAGGAACTAAAACACCATTTTTACGCATAAACGAGCAACCTGTATTGAAAGATAAATGTGAATGCGAGAAGGTCAAGGCAGAATGGCTTCAACGCCAACAGATCAGTatttaattttcgaattttcataccattctataaatatttaagCCATGTCTCGTGTAATGAACAAACTTGGGGAAACAGatagaataataatacatattgTTAATTGAGTTTTCATATAAAATTTGTGCTTATGATCATTCTGTAATATATATTAGTTCAAAAGAAATTCTAATTGAAGCAATTAGCAAAACGTTTGCAGACCATCTTTTTATATGGTaaatggattgaaattttattcattccaTTGAATGACTTGCGCTGAGTTTTACTGATATATCGATACAAGGGGTAGATACTGAGAAATTTTGTAGTGCTTACGGAAATAGCTCGTTTTAAAGCAGCGCAGAGAGCGAAGTACCCGGTATGTTTGGTTACTTCCCATTTTGTATCATCTCCTTCAGGCCAAAAACAGAAATTCAAGGTATCCAGTAAAAAAATCCAGTCTACTGTTCTCGGGTCATGTTTGCTCGGATGCAAATTGTGCTGAGAGAAATTGTCGATGTGTACGTCACGACTTTTTAACCCTCTGAGGACCTGTGCATTGATAGTAAAAcagtcttattgttagttgcAAAATAATTTGTCTGATGCTAAGTCGCTTATAGTAGAAAGGATTATTTCTGAGTCtaaaataaacgaatttcGGCATTTCATTTCCACTTTTGAGAAGTGTGAGGTTATTTCTGCGTACCCGCATTTATAAAATTCTCAGTTACATGAATCCAatcttgaaataatttgtgaaaGTAACATGCTCGTTTACAAATACAATACGATCAGTACTGTCAAACTGAGTGTCGAAatgaaccgtttgaaataagAGAAAACAGCTGAGCATATAAATGGAGTACAAGAATTAGTTTTACCCACTTCTTGCGCAATTCTCTGGATACCAGTCTTCTCGATGAAAACGTTTGTCGATAAACTAGCTATTAATTTAGCTGATTCCCGAGGATTCAAAGTCTTTTGAGTAGCCATTTGTGGTCGCTGCTAAAGGTTTAGAAATCAGGAATGTGATAACCGACAAGCCTCGTACAAATTCCTTCTTAGATTGACTCATCGTCAGACGACAGGGGCGACAGTTCGCCTTCATTGCTATAGTCACGTGATTGCCGGTTGCCAGGCAATCTCGAAAGATGTAAACAAACATGGCGgcatttgtgaaaatttgtcgcGACGACGTGCtcaatgtttttttatctGTTAATCATTATGTGTATAGAGTTTTTACCCTCGTTCCGCGTTTTTGGTGAGTGTAACGAAATCAGATGATGCAAAAGAAAATTAAGGTACGATTTTTTACTCTTGAAAGCAAAGATAAACGCGATATTTcgattttacgatatttttatgcatttgGACGATATGCGTTAAGTTTACAAGgttttatgaaaattggatATACGAAGGTCTAGATGTTCATATGCGGTTATTTCATCATCTCtgaattcatttaattttctttttttccttgaaaataacatttattcACTACCTAAGATTGCATGAGTtttattagaaaataaaatcccaGAAACAATGATTGTTTTCGGTGATTACAAATGCAAAGACCTTAGTataacatttataaatattaaacttatttatcaatcatagtgtaataaaataattcatacaaTATAAAGCAAAATAGCAATACATCTTGGGATAGTGAGTCATATAATCGTATAGCTTTATATGCATGCGTAATATACATAAGTACAGAGCCAAAGTTCCAAAGTGTCACATTACTTTATTTACTCAATAGTAACATTTACTAATACATAATTTAATTGATATAACTGTATTTCTTGTGTgttgatttcattttattatatttttgtttcttttttcttctttacatCCGGACATGCTTCACTTATTTAACGATACACTcgattgtaaatattatcCTAAATTCAATATTGATTCAATGTAGGCAACTATTATCTGTGTTTTGAGGGGCAGTGGCGAATATcgggatatttttttctctgcattcgtttttctttatttatttttttcgtcattttcacCACATTCATCGACCCGAATTCAATAACTTATGTA
Proteins encoded in this region:
- the LOC124305869 gene encoding uncharacterized protein LOC124305869 isoform X1, whose amino-acid sequence is MQSNAETGIEPYEYQLILEVLRRDALILDSVRVKLSRAAKEAKDEKTKQTLDDSRCACCLKPFVVGRGVGCGECGSRVCRKGCSRWDTPDNAWHCLFCHQRRLLQLWLRRNEKWFETFGGLSADHDDASHRFSTAKSEVFLAGADYAGVGPGVGLAAGGEEDAGDSVERVREFVERIVEGLVGDVDEIPIDRLYDHTAYDRFVANYKQPLAGALARLAIALQLSIGNKPAADTPTMAHAALRDLVERAVEEARKLPGLGNPDAGRSTEPGDVADQTYEDLLATAILNKVIEKYQNERVDDNSNTVGAKRTSPNQKYITSEIEVGLDEGVEEGSSSLEPLSQDEYGSDCSAPPSKYSINRQEPLSLTIEEHIEEVTTTYTSDEEEREEAAANGLNFNNAHRVPFPEFGMDIIDLSQESSEELLDETSTPTHVDLVTPVESWEENWLFQKKKMQAQSEPVSMLVPNPSEDLKPLIGDREADDTSDLSDCSAHSDEEIEDELLEVINNVIPKPRGSPEESRASGLAEGKERLEIETRSADNIRKIGHENLTTNTATHFQINEAGANGMTNGHNEQKTESPSSGRSDIKLGIEDMLVFHLRDKNTSQSEQKTMRQDQSSEFIEAEKSSGNIVTWDETIGGSVIKSPEPASRLKSSASVEITSRNGTQTIVVNRSSTSFTEKTNPDVTGPQVLESVCRSDQSKDQQAKRPSVITRDNEVDKMPQDQHVDLGDDLCSKRCPRTPTSSPLEQKIGVPEIQTRTDLHSLDEKLVSIETRFDTKLGSLEEKLRSHVPDLEKKQDPNVTEVGNGVVEARFAFIESGNENHRTVITKEHRDDLQNEDGAQQESEYTEHYDTATQRHLDSLKRPAKGGKDDIKVVDIHDDDDIPPPIPSTPPPIARLRQCREAAALANLEVDQLEPAERKRVEVDLFLATPPRPGTIAEREHKKWENAAPIENNPYSEENIQKRLWQRQYSRKVSSESSSGVNTEIPKVDGTSIQVVLGAGQPDVKRYGRDYYINEAKKASGERARRSAMLNAGRPNSSLSQNSGSFEGDIEQQVSYGLERFEEASLRGSLHRRSFRGQNSSPHFVTNPLLHLQVGEDSKVSRVDELSDPCVSDSVTDEVRNSASSSDRGKDAPIKTVQHRIVDPSNAHNTECSSNEDSNVTVRNAVSTDAESKLIKTLSEIKNPKPSSSEKIPREQNDRMDFSEMSSEKLASISDLMSEGMNRELRVLDGRGRLVDIDTENFERLFKTGDAVENFAVNPLYDLENNFQLANHNPQCSNFVDRDSGMYSIESNEVTETDKSGISKDENEEPPKRLSVDESKRGNEIVTSNGKRYSNFGSFKFHTFGGIKRRRFNWNDLDDEFAETDSENEDMAEYPDNISNFGSMKCQTFGGIKQRTNFDVKNITKYRKVKLRPALSFRDAKEAKKRQETTSENGKDILYTNFETRRDPSYTKFRNAKANSNGERVKKKKPSHHVSSKRATAERNIGDENLMASFLRDALMRPKSRLSTDNESIYSLDTAAARKSSRYRGLSSRPIKPRSIRDDTSLRLEPPESPEVVEKSFETLAGLRRSRSLKDDRNSILRSSSVRRKISEDISMW